DNA from Thioclava sp. GXIMD2076:
CAAAAGCGCAATCCCGATGCGGCCGAGTTGATCCGCGCCAAGATCGGCCGTATCCTCGGTGCGACAGTGGCCCTCTTTACCATCATGAAGGGCCTGCCGCTCGCCTATTCCAAGGATATGCAGGAAGACAAGGAGCAGGTGTTTGATGCCGCCGACAACCTCATGCTGTCGCTGGCGGCGATGGCGGGCATGATCTCCGATCTGACCGTCAAGACCGACAAGCTCGAAGCGGCGGCATCGAGCGGCTTTTCCACCGCGACCGATCTGGCCGACTGGCTCGTGCGCGAGGCGGGTCTGCCCTTCCGCGACGCCCACCATGTGACCGGCACTCTGGTTGCAATGGCCGAGGACAAGGGCTGCGATCTGCCGGATCTGACGCTTGCCGATATGCAGTCGGTCAATGCAGCTATCACCGAGGACATTTTCACGGTGCTGGGTGTGCATAACTCTGTTGCCTCGCGGATGTCATATGGTGGCACCGCGCCCGCGCAGGTGCGCGCCCAGATCACCCGTTGGAAAGAGGCGCTGGCATGAAGGCTGCACTTGTCCTAGCGCTTCTGGCGCTGGCGGCCTGCGGGGTCGAAGGTCCGCCGGTCTCGCCTGCCGAAGCACAGCAGAACCAATAATATCAGGCCGCCCGGCACGGGCGGTCCTCTTACAGGGTATCGGAAAGACCTCATGGATCACTTCACATATAAAGATGGTGCGTTGCATGCCGAGGATGTGCCCGTATCGGAGATCGCCAAATCGGTCGGCACGCCGGTCTATATCTATTCGGCCGCCACGCTGGAACGTCACTTCAAGCTGTTCCAGGAGGCGCTTGGCTGGACCGATCATCTGATCTGTTTCGCGATCAAATCGAACAGCAATCTGGCGGTGCTGAAACTGCTGGGCGATCTGGGCGCGGGTATGGATGTGGTCTCGGGTGGGGAATATCGTCGCGCCAAGGCTGCGGGCGTCCCCGGCGAGCGGATCGTGTTCTCGGGCGTGGGTAAGACCCGCGAGGAGATCGCGCTGGTGCTTGACGGTGGTATCCGCCAGTTCAACGTGGAATCCGAGCCTGAATTGCTGGCCATTTCGGACATCGCGGCGGCCAAGGGGCTCAAGGCCCCCATCGCCATCCGCGTGAACCCCGATGTGGATGCCAAGACCCATGAGAAGATCGCCACCGGCAAATCCGAGAATAAATTCGGGATTCCGATCGCTAAGGCGCAGGCTGTCTATGCGATGGCGGCAAAGCTGCCGGGGATCGATGTCGTGGGTATTGACGTGCATATTGGCTCGCAACTGACCGATCTCGAACCCTTCGAAGCCGCTTTCAACAAGGTGGCCGAACTGACACGCGCCCTGCGCGCCGACGGTCACGATATCCGTCGTCTCGATCTGGGTGGCGGTCTGGGCATTCCCTATCAGCGCGATAATAACGCACCGCCCCTGCCGATCGAATATGGCGATGTCATCCGCCGTGCGGTGGGTGATTTGGGCTGCGAGATCGAGATCGAGCCGGGCCGTCTAATCTCGGGCAATGCCGGTATTCTGGTCTCCGAGGTGATTTATCTGAAAGAGGGCGAGGGCCGGAACTTCCTGATTCTCGACGCGGCGATGAATGATCTGGTGCGCCCGTCGATGTATGGCGCGCATCACGACATCATTCCGGTGGTCGAGGCACAAGCCGGCGTCGAGCAGGAGTCCTTCGATATTGTGGGCCCTGTCTGCGAGACCGGCGACACTTTCGCCAAGGCCCGCAACCTTCCACCCGTAGGTGCCGGAGATCTTGTAGCTTTCCGCTCGGCAGGGGCGTATGGTGCGGTCATGGCCTCCGAATATAACTCGCGCCCGCTGATCCCCGAGGTTCTGGTGCGTGGTGATCACTTCGCTGTTATCCGCCAACGACCAAGCTTTGAGGAAATGCTTTCTCGCGATAGCATTCCAGAGTGGCTCTAAGCACGACCCTGTTTCGGGCGTGTCCGACACGCCCGGAAAGGACCGATGACAAAGCGCAAGCCTGATCCCGTCCTCTCATCCACCGATCCCGCTCTGCGGAAGGTGTCCCGCAAGATTTCGCAGACCCGCCTCGGGCTTGTGGTCGAACGTGGTTTGCGTGCCTTCTGGCCCGCGCTTTCGCTCTTGGCCGTTGCGGTGGCGGCGCTTGCCTTCGGGATGGCTGAACTGCCTGCGGGTGTGTTCTGGGGGATCGTGCTCCTCTGGGCGTTGGCGCTTTGTGCCACATTAGCCATTGGTTTCAGAGCGTTCCATTGGCCCAGCCGTGCCGAGGCCCTCGCGCGGGTTGATGAAACCCTCCCAGGTCGTCCACTGACCGCTTTGGGTGATGGTATGGCTCTGGGCGGGGACGATCCGGCCACCGCGGCCTTGTGGCAGGCCCATATGACCCGCATGGCCGAGCGTGCCAAGGCGGCCAAGGCAGTACGCCCCGATCCCGATCTCGCACCGCGCGACCCTTACGCGCTCAGAATGACGGCGATCCTGTTGCTGGTTGTTGCGCTCGTCTTTGGCGCGCCCGCGCGGATGTTCAATCCGGGCGCTGTGCCGGGCGGCACCGCGCCCGCCCTCGCCGCGATGGGCCCCAGCTGGGAAGGTTGGGCCGAGCCGCCGCGCTATACCGGCCAGCCCGGCCTCTACCTGAACAATCTCAAGACCGATACGCTCACGTTGCCAGAGGGCACGCGGTTTTCTTTCCGCTTCTATGGCGATGCAAGCGCGATCGGTTTTACCGAAAGCGTGTCCAGTCCTGCGGCGGTCCCGCAATCCGAGGCCACCACCGATGTCTCGCGCCGCGATTTCGAGGCGGTGCAGAACGGGATCGTCGAGATATCTGCCAATGGCGGGCGCAAGTTCGACATCACAATTGCCCCTGATAACGCCCCCGAAGTGGCGCTGACGGGCAGCGTGGAACGCCGTGCCGATGGCACGATGGTTCTGCCCTTCCATGCCTCCGATGATTATGCCGTGACCAGTGGGCAGGCGAAGATCAAGCTGGATCTGGCGGCCATCCCGCGCAAATTCGGGCTGAAAATCGATCCCGAACCGCGCGAGACCCTGATTTTCGATCTGCCGATGCCCTATACCGGTTCGCGCAGCGATTTCGATGGTTCACTGGTCGAGCAGGCCGAGAAGCACCCTTGGGCCAACCTGCCGGTGAAGCTCGAGCTGGATGTGACCGACGGGCGCGGCCAGACCGGCAGCAGCGGCTGGCAGGAGATCACCCTACCGGGGCGGCGCTTCTTCGATCCGTTGGCCTCGGCGCTGATCGAGATGCGGCAGGACCTGCTGTGGAACCGCGAGAATGGCCCCTATGTCGCCGAGATCCTGAAGGCCCTGAACAATCGCGCCACCGATCTGATCCGCTCGACCGAGGTGCGGGTTCTGCTGCGGGGCGTGATCGGGCGGCTCGATCAGGGGCTCGAGACGCCCGGGGTGCGCGATGAGCTGGCCGATATGCTTTGGCAGATGGCCGAGCTGGTCGAGGATGGCGGGCTGTCCAATGCGCTCGAACGGATGCAGCGCGCGCAGGAGCGTCTGTCGGAGGCCATGCGCAACGGCGCCTCGCAGGACGAGATCGACAAGCTGATGCAGGAGCTGAAAGAGGCGACCGACGACTATATCCGCATGCTGGCCGAGCGGAACAAGGATCAGGGCGACCAGCCGCCGCAGGACGGTCAGCAGCAGGGCCAGCAGATCACCGGTGACCAGCTCCAGCAGATGATGGACGAGATCCAGCGCCTGATGAAGGAAGGCCGCATGGCCGAGGCGCAGGAGCTTCTGGAACAGTTCAACCGCATGATGGAGAACATGCAGGTCACGCAGGGCCAGGGCGAGGGCAACCAACAGATGCAGAGCCTGCGCGACACTTTGCGCGACCAGCAGGAACTGTCCGACGAAGCCTTCCGCGATCTGCAGAATGGCGAACAGGGCCAAGGTCAGCAGGGTCAGCAGAATGGGCAGGGCCAGCAGAGCGGAGAGGGTCAACCCGGCCAGGGCAATGGCAGCTCCGGTCAGAGCCTGTCCGAGCGCCAGCGCGCGCTGCGGCAGGAACTCGACCGCCAGAAGGGCCTGCTACCCGATCTGGGCTCGGAAGAAAGCGACCGCGCGCAGAAGCGTCTCAATGACGCTGGCGAGGCGATGGAACGTGCCGAGGAGGCGCTGCGCGAGGGGGATAATGGCCGTGCGCTCGATAATCAGGCCGAGGCGATCCAGTCCCTTCGCGACGGGATGCAGGCGCTGAACAATGCACAAAACGGCGAGGAACGCCGTCAGGCGGGCCAGCAGGGCGAACAGGGCGAGGCACGCGGCGGCGAGGGCGGACAGAATGGCCAGCGCGAGGTGCCGAGGGATCCACTCGGCCGCTCGGCGGGCGATGGCAACCGCGTGGGCACCGACGAGAATATGCTCCAAGGGGAGAACCCCTATGGCCGCGCGCGCGATCTGCTGGACGAAATCCGCCGCCGTCAGGCCGAACGCGACCGCAGCGCGGACGAGCGCGATTATCTCGACCGGCTGTTGGACCGGTTCTGACGGGCGGGATTTGGCGGCGCGGCGTTCAGTTCGTGCCGCCCAGCCAGACAATCAGCTTCTCAAGCTGTATATCAAGTGCCAGACGCGCCTGATCGACAGCCGCGACATAGCCTGCCAGAGGCACCTGCAGTGCGGGGATCGTGGCCGAGATTTGGTCCGAGGCCAGATAGAGCGCCGCCATGATCACTGCCAACCCTACCACCAGCCCGAAGCCCAGCCGGAACCCGCTGCGCTGGCGTGCCAGTGTCTGCGGCGCATCGAACGCGGCGGCATGACGACCGCGATCAGAAGTGGCGCGCAGCGTGGAGTTGATCTCCTCGATATCGGGCAACTGGTCGCGACGGCTGAAATGGTTGACCTTGTCGACCGGATGGAGAGGCGGCGCAGGCGGCACGAGGACTGGCTCGACATGCAGGAGTTCGGTTTCTTCCTCCGGCGTTTCCGGTTCGGGCTCTTGTGGCGCTTCGGGCTCGGTCGCGGTGTTTCCGGTATAGCTGACCGAGACATGGGCCTTGTCCTTGGCAGCTTCCTCGGGCTTTTGGGGTTCGGAAGCTTCGGGTTCCGGCTCTTCGGAACCAAGAAAATCATCCTCGTCCAGCGTCGCGCCGATATGGTAATCGGGATCCTCGTTCGCAAATTCCTCGGGGCTCAGCGGTTCTGCATAGGCCGCCACGACGGGAATGTCCTCGGGGTCGTCCTGCGAGAATTCGGGTGCGGGAAGGACGGCCTCGAATGCGTCCTCCCCAAAGGATAGCTCGTCCTCGGGGATCGCCTCGTCGGGCTCGTATTCCGCGGATCTGTCTTCCAAGCCGTCCTCGGTTTCGGCACATGGCGTGCCCTCTGGCCAGAAGTTATCCTCCTCTCCGGAGACGGTGTCCGCCGGGCTACCTTCCTCGACGGTCCTGTCCTCGACCGGCTGCGCGGTTTCGGCTTCCTGTGTCTGGCGCAGAAGAGCCAGCTTGGCCTGCACACGGCTGGCGGCGGCCTTGGCGACCGGCTCGAGGTTCATTTCTTCTTGCGTCTGCAGCAGACTGCCCTCGGCACGGCGGGCTTGCGCCTCGCGCTCTGCCTCTTCGCGAAGGATCGCCAGAAGCCCGTCATCAAGCTTGCGGCGCGGCATCAGGCCCGGTTGGGGTGCGGGGCGAAGCTCCTCCCCGATCTCGTTGTCCGGATCGCCAGAGAGCTCCTCGGGCTCGGAGCTCTCTGCCATCACGGGCTCTTCCGGCAGGGCCTTGTTATCCTCGAGCGCCTTGGCGATTTCGGCGGCAATGGCATCGTCGTGGAGATCCTGCGCGCGGTCGGCATCGGCCAGATTGCGGATCGTGCCGCCCGGTTGCCACTCGGATTGTGGGGCCTCGCTGAAACCCGGGGCCCTGGCATAACGGGGATCCTCGGCCGGATGGGGCATGGCCAGCATGCGCGCCGACGGCTGGAACCACATCGTCTGGCAGTTCGCGCATTGCACATCGCGCCCGCCATCGGGAATGACCTTGTCGCTGACTTCGTATTGGGCTGCGCATTTGGGGCAGGTCAATCGCATTGGGGATATGCCTCGGTCACTATATATGGGCCCAATGTCCGCTCGGGACGTTACCGCCAATCTGGCAATTCATTTTACGATGTTGTAGCAAGCAGCCAATCAATATCCAAGTATTAGCATCGATCAGAGCAAAAATGACGATGCGAGGGGGCCTTTGGTGATCGAATTAGAAAATGTCGCGATTGGCTATAACGGGATCGAGCTTCTGTCGGAGGTCTCTCTCAGGCTCGTCCCCGGATCGTTCCATTTTCTGACGGGCCCGTCCGGCGCAGGGAAAACCTCGTTTCTGAAGATGTGCTATGCCGAACTGTTGCCGGTGGCGGGCCATATCAGCCTGATGGGGCAGGATGTGCGCGCCATGACCCGCGATGACCGCGCGATGATGCGCCAGCGGATCGGCGTGGTGCATCAGGACTGCCAGTTTCTCGACCATCTGCCGTTGATCGAGAATGTCGCGCTGCCGCTGACCGTCTCGGGGCGGCCCGCGCATCCGCAGGAAATCGGCGAGCTTCTGGCCTGGGTCGGGCTGAAGGCGCAGGCCAATGCCCTGCCGCCCCAGCTTTCGGGCGGCGAGCGTCAGCGTGCGGCGCTGGCCCGCGCGGTGATGATGAGCCCCGATGTCATTCTGGCTGACGAGCCTACCGGCAACCTCGATTGGGAAATGTCGCTCAGGCTGCTGGGGCTGTTGGTGGAGCTGAACCGGATGGGCAAGACGGTGGTGATTGCCACCCATGATCTCAACCTGATCCGGCAGGCCAAGGCGCAGGTGCAGGCGCGGGTTTTGCGGATTTCGGGGCGGCGGTTGCAATTGGCGGGGGCGGACCTGTGATGATGAATTTCCTCAAGATCGAGCAGGGCACGGCGGGGCGGGTCGTCCCGCCCACCGGCTTTACCGCACGGCTGACGTTGATCACGGCCGCCGCAATGGCCTTTCTGGCGGTCTTCGCGCTGGCGCTGTCGCTGGCGACGAACCGGCTGGCGCATCGCTGGGCCGATGCCTTGGCGCGCACCGCCACGGTGCGGATCTCGGCGCCCGAGGACCAGATGCAGACGCAGGTCGATGCGGTTCTCAAGGTGCTGGGCGAGACGCCGGGTATCTCGGACTACAAGGCGCTGGATGATGACCAGATGCTGAAGCTGTTGAAGCCGTGGTTCGGCTCCGACCTGCCGGTGGATACGCTGCCGCTGCCGCGCCTTGTCGAGATTACCGAAAGCGGGCAGGGGATCGATGTGGAAGGGCTGCGGCTCAGGCTACAGGCCGAGGCCCCCGGTGCGGTGCTCGATGACCATACCCGCTGGCGGCGTCCGCTGGTGCAGGCGGCCGGCCGGCTGCGGATGCTGGGGCTGGTGTCGCTTGTCCTGATCGGCGGGGCGATGGCAGGGATGATCACGCTGGCGGCGCAAGCGGCGCTGGCGGCCAATGGTCAGGTGATCCGCACGCTGCGCCTTGTGGGCGCGCGCGACCAGTTCATCGCCCGCGCCTTTGTGCGCCGCTTCACCGCCCGCGGGCTGGCGGGAGCGGTGATCGGGACGCTTCTGGGCATGGCCGCTGTGGCGATGCTGCCCGATGCGAGCCCCGCAGGCGCCTTCCTCACGGGGCTCGGCTTCACGGGGGCGGGCTGGCTCTGGCCGCTCCTCATTCCGGTGCTTGCCGCCTTCGTGGCCTTCGGGGCCACGCAATTTGCCGCAATGCGCATGCTGAAAGGGATCCGCTGATGCAATATCTCCGCTCTATCGTCTTTATCGTCCAGATGTATCTGGTGATGGCCGTGATGACGGTCTGCCTGTTTCCGTTCGCGCTGATCGGCGGGCGGAATGTGGCGGTGATGATCTGCCGGACCTATTGCCACTGGATCCGCTTTACCGCGCGCTGGCTCGTGGGGCTGCGCACCGAGGTGCGTGGCACGGTGCCCGAAGGTGATGTGCTGATCTGCGCCAAACACCAGAGCTTCATGGATATCCTGATAATCTATTCGGCCCTGCCGAAGGGCAAGTTCATCATGAAGCGCGAGCTGGCCTATATGCCGTTTCTGGGGTGGTTCGCCTGGGCCATCGGCTGCATTCCGGTCAACCGTGGCAAGGGCGGCGCGGCGGTGAAGGCGATGCTGAAAGCCGCCAAGAAAGGGCAGGAAAAGGGCGGCCAGCTGGTGATCTTCCCGCAAGGCACCCGTGTCGCGCCCGGCGATGTCAGGCCCTACAAGATCGGGGCGGGGGCGCTCTATTCCACGCTCAAGACGGCGGCAGTGCCGGTGGCGGTGAATGTGGGGCTATTCTGGCCCAAACATGCGATCCTGCGCAAACCCGGACTGGCGGTGATCGAGTTCCTGCCCGCCATCGAGCCCGGCCTCAAGGTCGATGCCTTCATGGCCGAGATCGAGAGCCAGATCGAGACGCGGTCCAATATGCTGATGGCCGAAGCCGGGATGCCGATCGTGGCCGCGCTCGACCCGAAGGGCTGATCCCGCTCCGCGCCAAAAGAAAAGCCCCCGCTCAGCAGGACTGGCGGGGGCTTTTGACTGTCCGGTATCTGTCAGGCCGGCAGGGATCAGGCCGCGAGGCCCTTGGACCCCATATCGAGGAATTTCTTGCGGCGGGATTTGACCAGCGCGGCACCGTCACGGCCCGAAAGCTCTTTCAGCATCGCGGTGATTTCTTTCGATACGGCGTCAAAAGTGGCCGCGCGGTCGCGTTGGGCACCGCCCATCGGTTCCTTGATGATCCGGTCAATCACCTCGAGCTTTTTCAGATCCTGCGCGGTCAGGCGCAGCGCCTCGGCGGCTTCGCGCATCTTCTCGGCATCCTTCCACAGGATCGAGGCGCAGCCCTCGGGCGAGATCACCGAATAGATCGAATGTTCGAGCATCGCGACGCGGTCGCCTGCGGCAAAGCCCACGGCCCCGCCCGAACCACCTTCACCGATTACGATGGAGATCATCGGAACCTTGATGTTGAGGCAGGTCTGGGTCGAACGTGCAATCGCTTCCGATTGGCCGCGCTCTTCCGCGCCCTTGCCCGGATAGGCACCGGGGGTGTCGATCAGAGAGATTACCGGCAGGCCGAACTTATCAGCCATTTCCATCAGGCGGATCGCCTTACGGTAGCCCTCGGGGCGCGCCATGCCGAAATTGCGCGCGATGCGCGAGGCGGTGTCATGGCCCTTCTCGTGGCCGATCACCACCACCGGCTGGTCGTTGAAGCGCGCAAGGCCACCCATGACGGCATGGTCATCGGCAAAGTTGCGGTCGCCTGCAAGCGGCGTGAATTCGGTGAAGAGCGTCTCGATATAGTCTTTGCAATGCGGACGCTCGGGGTGACGGGCGACCTGACATTTGCGCCAGGGCGAGAGATCCTTATACAGGTCTTTCAGCATCTGCGCGGCTTTCTTGTCCAGCGCGGCTGCTTCCTTCTCTACATCCATCTCATCGTTTGCCCGTGCCAAGGCGCGCAGCTCTTCGGCTTTGCCCTCGATCTCGGCAAGGGGCTTTTCGAATTCGAGATAGCTGATCATCGTGACCCTCCGGTTGGCTCGATGGCGCCTATATGACCTCGTGCGCATGGAAATGCAACGGTAGGGCTGTGACGATGTGAAACCTATGCTACATGAGCCTCAGGTGGTGAGGAGAGCAGGATGATTGGCGAGGTCACTATTCGGGATGTGGCGGCCGTCCGGTTGGCGGCGATCGCGCATCGCGGAGCCTATGAGGATCTGGAGGCGGCGTTCGGGCGCTTGGTCAATGTCTTCGAGGAGGGGCTGTTGTGGCGCCATGTTCTGGGGGCGGCGGCTATAGGTTACGACAATCCGCGTGTGACCCCTGTGGACAAGCTGCGTTCGGATGCCTGTTTCATCGTGTCCGAGGGCTGTCCCATCGTCGCCCCCCTCAGGGAAATCCATTATCCCGAGGGCCGTTATGCGGTGTTGGAAGTGACAGGCTCCTACCGGCAACTACCGCAGGCCTATGCCAAGCTGGGCGACGAATGGTATCCGGCCTCGGGCGAGACCCATCGCGGGTTGGTGGCCTATGAGGTCTATCTCAACAATCCCGAAGAAGTGCCCGAGCGGGAGCTGCGGACAGAGATCCGGCTCCCGCTGACGTAATCACACGCCGATCATCTCGGCCTGCCGCACGATGACCTCGGCTTGACGCATCGAGGCAATATCGACAAGACGGCCCTTATAGACCGCCGCGCCAGCGCCTTCGGATTTTGCCTGTTCCATCGCCGCCAGAATCTCGCGCGCCTCTGTCACCGCTGCCTCGGAGGGCGTGAAGACCTCGTTGGCGAGCGCGATCTGTTTGGGATGGATCGCCCATTTGCCGACCATGCCCAGCGTGGCCGAGCGCAGCGCCTGTGCGCGGAAGCCCTCGTCGTCGGAGAAGTCGCCGAATGGCCCGTCCACCGGCAGGAGCCCATGGGTGCGGCAGGCCGCCACAATCGCCGTTTGCGCCCAATGCCAGGGGTCGGAC
Protein-coding regions in this window:
- the lysA gene encoding diaminopimelate decarboxylase, which gives rise to MDHFTYKDGALHAEDVPVSEIAKSVGTPVYIYSAATLERHFKLFQEALGWTDHLICFAIKSNSNLAVLKLLGDLGAGMDVVSGGEYRRAKAAGVPGERIVFSGVGKTREEIALVLDGGIRQFNVESEPELLAISDIAAAKGLKAPIAIRVNPDVDAKTHEKIATGKSENKFGIPIAKAQAVYAMAAKLPGIDVVGIDVHIGSQLTDLEPFEAAFNKVAELTRALRADGHDIRRLDLGGGLGIPYQRDNNAPPLPIEYGDVIRRAVGDLGCEIEIEPGRLISGNAGILVSEVIYLKEGEGRNFLILDAAMNDLVRPSMYGAHHDIIPVVEAQAGVEQESFDIVGPVCETGDTFAKARNLPPVGAGDLVAFRSAGAYGAVMASEYNSRPLIPEVLVRGDHFAVIRQRPSFEEMLSRDSIPEWL
- a CDS encoding TIGR02302 family protein, yielding MTKRKPDPVLSSTDPALRKVSRKISQTRLGLVVERGLRAFWPALSLLAVAVAALAFGMAELPAGVFWGIVLLWALALCATLAIGFRAFHWPSRAEALARVDETLPGRPLTALGDGMALGGDDPATAALWQAHMTRMAERAKAAKAVRPDPDLAPRDPYALRMTAILLLVVALVFGAPARMFNPGAVPGGTAPALAAMGPSWEGWAEPPRYTGQPGLYLNNLKTDTLTLPEGTRFSFRFYGDASAIGFTESVSSPAAVPQSEATTDVSRRDFEAVQNGIVEISANGGRKFDITIAPDNAPEVALTGSVERRADGTMVLPFHASDDYAVTSGQAKIKLDLAAIPRKFGLKIDPEPRETLIFDLPMPYTGSRSDFDGSLVEQAEKHPWANLPVKLELDVTDGRGQTGSSGWQEITLPGRRFFDPLASALIEMRQDLLWNRENGPYVAEILKALNNRATDLIRSTEVRVLLRGVIGRLDQGLETPGVRDELADMLWQMAELVEDGGLSNALERMQRAQERLSEAMRNGASQDEIDKLMQELKEATDDYIRMLAERNKDQGDQPPQDGQQQGQQITGDQLQQMMDEIQRLMKEGRMAEAQELLEQFNRMMENMQVTQGQGEGNQQMQSLRDTLRDQQELSDEAFRDLQNGEQGQGQQGQQNGQGQQSGEGQPGQGNGSSGQSLSERQRALRQELDRQKGLLPDLGSEESDRAQKRLNDAGEAMERAEEALREGDNGRALDNQAEAIQSLRDGMQALNNAQNGEERRQAGQQGEQGEARGGEGGQNGQREVPRDPLGRSAGDGNRVGTDENMLQGENPYGRARDLLDEIRRRQAERDRSADERDYLDRLLDRF
- a CDS encoding zinc-ribbon domain-containing protein, which codes for MRLTCPKCAAQYEVSDKVIPDGGRDVQCANCQTMWFQPSARMLAMPHPAEDPRYARAPGFSEAPQSEWQPGGTIRNLADADRAQDLHDDAIAAEIAKALEDNKALPEEPVMAESSEPEELSGDPDNEIGEELRPAPQPGLMPRRKLDDGLLAILREEAEREAQARRAEGSLLQTQEEMNLEPVAKAAASRVQAKLALLRQTQEAETAQPVEDRTVEEGSPADTVSGEEDNFWPEGTPCAETEDGLEDRSAEYEPDEAIPEDELSFGEDAFEAVLPAPEFSQDDPEDIPVVAAYAEPLSPEEFANEDPDYHIGATLDEDDFLGSEEPEPEASEPQKPEEAAKDKAHVSVSYTGNTATEPEAPQEPEPETPEEETELLHVEPVLVPPAPPLHPVDKVNHFSRRDQLPDIEEINSTLRATSDRGRHAAAFDAPQTLARQRSGFRLGFGLVVGLAVIMAALYLASDQISATIPALQVPLAGYVAAVDQARLALDIQLEKLIVWLGGTN
- a CDS encoding ATP-binding cassette domain-containing protein, which gives rise to MIELENVAIGYNGIELLSEVSLRLVPGSFHFLTGPSGAGKTSFLKMCYAELLPVAGHISLMGQDVRAMTRDDRAMMRQRIGVVHQDCQFLDHLPLIENVALPLTVSGRPAHPQEIGELLAWVGLKAQANALPPQLSGGERQRAALARAVMMSPDVILADEPTGNLDWEMSLRLLGLLVELNRMGKTVVIATHDLNLIRQAKAQVQARVLRISGRRLQLAGADL
- a CDS encoding FtsX-like permease family protein, giving the protein MMNFLKIEQGTAGRVVPPTGFTARLTLITAAAMAFLAVFALALSLATNRLAHRWADALARTATVRISAPEDQMQTQVDAVLKVLGETPGISDYKALDDDQMLKLLKPWFGSDLPVDTLPLPRLVEITESGQGIDVEGLRLRLQAEAPGAVLDDHTRWRRPLVQAAGRLRMLGLVSLVLIGGAMAGMITLAAQAALAANGQVIRTLRLVGARDQFIARAFVRRFTARGLAGAVIGTLLGMAAVAMLPDASPAGAFLTGLGFTGAGWLWPLLIPVLAAFVAFGATQFAAMRMLKGIR
- a CDS encoding lysophospholipid acyltransferase family protein, whose amino-acid sequence is MQYLRSIVFIVQMYLVMAVMTVCLFPFALIGGRNVAVMICRTYCHWIRFTARWLVGLRTEVRGTVPEGDVLICAKHQSFMDILIIYSALPKGKFIMKRELAYMPFLGWFAWAIGCIPVNRGKGGAAVKAMLKAAKKGQEKGGQLVIFPQGTRVAPGDVRPYKIGAGALYSTLKTAAVPVAVNVGLFWPKHAILRKPGLAVIEFLPAIEPGLKVDAFMAEIESQIETRSNMLMAEAGMPIVAALDPKG
- a CDS encoding acetyl-CoA carboxylase carboxyltransferase subunit alpha; the protein is MSYLEFEKPLAEIEGKAEELRALARANDEMDVEKEAAALDKKAAQMLKDLYKDLSPWRKCQVARHPERPHCKDYIETLFTEFTPLAGDRNFADDHAVMGGLARFNDQPVVVIGHEKGHDTASRIARNFGMARPEGYRKAIRLMEMADKFGLPVISLIDTPGAYPGKGAEERGQSEAIARSTQTCLNIKVPMISIVIGEGGSGGAVGFAAGDRVAMLEHSIYSVISPEGCASILWKDAEKMREAAEALRLTAQDLKKLEVIDRIIKEPMGGAQRDRAATFDAVSKEITAMLKELSGRDGAALVKSRRKKFLDMGSKGLAA
- a CDS encoding GyrI-like domain-containing protein, with the protein product MIGEVTIRDVAAVRLAAIAHRGAYEDLEAAFGRLVNVFEEGLLWRHVLGAAAIGYDNPRVTPVDKLRSDACFIVSEGCPIVAPLREIHYPEGRYAVLEVTGSYRQLPQAYAKLGDEWYPASGETHRGLVAYEVYLNNPEEVPERELRTEIRLPLT